Within the Syntrophales bacterium genome, the region ATGAGTTGGTCCAAATCGGGATCGGTAGCTCTTGCATCAGTTATCTCCCTGCACTTAAACAATGAGCAGGAACTGTGGTGTTCTAAAGACACCCTCTCATTCACGTGGGCTGCATGAGTCTGATTGCTATTGCACAGGTCGCAGAATGTTAATGAGAACATGAGGGATTTAATAATTAACAATACGGGTGGTGACTGTCTCGACAGTATTATTGCTATGGTTGCTGTTTTTCGTTCTATAAACAATGCAGCATTCTTTACTATGGGAAAAGAAAAGCCTTACAAAGAAGAGGGTTACATTTATGTGTAAGGGGTGCTTATCTGTATGCTACAAGTAACAGCTGCCATCCTCATTAAAGACAATAAGTTACTAATTGCCAAAAGACCAGCCGATGATAAACTACTAATAAATGGGAATTTCCTGGCGGTAAAATTGAAGATGGGGAAACTCTTGAAGAGTGTCTACAAAGGGAACTTTATGAGGAATTCGGAATCAAGGTCATAGTTAAAAATTATTTTTGCAACAGTATTTACACTTATCCTCATACAAAAATCGAACTTCTTGCATTTTTTTGTAGAATGGGTATCGGGAATTAAATTATTTAGATCGTCAGTTAATTAGAATACATGAGGACATTGTTGTTTCTAAAAGACCAAAACAGATCAATTATATAAAGTGGCATCGTGAAAATATTTTCAAAAAATAGTCGATATGTTGTTTTATTGCTGCTCTGGAGGTGTTAGTGATTGAGTAAATATGGACAGGCTGCTATTGAAGCAGTTGAGTTGTTAGAAAACTGTTATTCTCTTGACCCTAGGAGACTGTCCCAAAAACGCATTTTTGAAGCAGAACGTCCCTGGATAGCTTTTAACAAATCCCATTTAGTGGGAACCAGAAGATATTATGAATCCAAAATGGGTTTATCAGCAAGGAAAACAGCCAGTTTTACAGTAAAAATCACCCCATTCCTGTCAAATTACCTTTAATTACCAGTCAAAGTACACACTACCCCCTTGCGCTAAGTTGTGTTTACTGCAGCTGCCGGCTCGACATTCTCAGTATTGACCATTTTTTCCAGGTAACGCACGACCGTCCGGAAGTTATGAATAACAGCATGAACCATCAACTGGAAGCCGGTTTTCTGCTTTCCGTAATAGCGGGCATTTCTGGCACCGTTCACGGTCTGGTTTTCAATCACCCGTTCCACGCGGGGGCGCAGCCGATACTCTTCTTTAAAATCAGGAGTTTCCTGCTCCCGGCGTGCTTTCTGTAAAATTGCTTCGTGTTCATGAATGACAATGACCCTACCGTTTTTTGCGGAAGTGCATTGGGAACGCAAACTGCATTCGTTACAAGTAGTAGCCGCAAACTTGTGGGAACCTGCTTTTTTGAGTTTGATCGTATGATTCGCCGGACAGGTTATGGTATTGTTTTCCAGGTCAATTGCGAATTCATCTTTTGTAAAATGCCCTTTGGGATTGGTTGCCGGAGGCACCTTCGCTACGAGTTCAATGTTGCGCTCTTGCATGTCGATTCTCATCTTTGCGCCACCGTAAGCGGTGTCACCGCTTAGTTTGTTTAGCGGTTCTGAAATGTTTTCGGCCCGCTGGTCAAGCAGTTCTTCTATAGCTCCGCTGTCTGCTACATTGGCTGCGGTTACCGCTGTAGCTGTAATCAGGCTGTGGTCTTTTCCACCGGCAAGAATGTGACCCTTGTAACCATCGCTTTTTTGGCTGGATGTTTTTCTGCCATGCCTCATCTCCGGGTCGGTTACAGAAATGATCCGGTCTTTGCAGGTTTTTCGGGCAATCTGAATATTCCCGTCTTTTTCTTCTACATCCTGCTCAGAAACCAGCTTTAACAGTGCTGTTGCACTTTTTAGCTCTTCGGAGATTTGCGGAAAAGCACATATATATTCATTGAGCCTGCGGGCATCTAAAACCAATACCTCAATCAGCTTTTGTTTTTCTGTCTCGTCGTTCCAGTTAATCTTGGGCTTCCCTATGTAGTCATATGTATTGTACTGAAGCAGTTCTTTAAGACTTAATTCATCTTCTTCAACAGCGGTTTTCAAAACCAGGTTCACCGCTTTGATTATAAGTGTATATGTGTCCCGACGGGAGGTGGCACCGGCAACCATAAAGGAGTCCACAAGGTCCGAGTCGCAGCCTTCGAACATACCTGATTCAACTGCATCCTGAAGAGTTTTTTTGAGGTACTTTCGGATAATCTTGTCTTCCATGAATATTTGGTGATGGCGGTTTAAGGTAGAGCGGGTCAGAGTATATTCCGGTGACCGGCTCAAGCCCAGGGCATATTTGGCCCGGTCATCGAACATGGCCACTTCCGGCATTTCTCTATAGCTGTAGCCCTTGTGGAGCATGATAAACATGGACAAAAAAGTTATTTGCGGTGGTATTGAGCTCCTGCCTGTGGTGCAGGAAAAAAGATGGGCAAAGTCATCACCATGAACGTTTTCCTCTGACCACACACGCAGATGATACCAAAACGATTGCTTCGGGATCTTATTAAACCACCCGTCCATGTCTGACATGTTCAACTGAGGGTTCATCCTTCCCATCATC harbors:
- a CDS encoding NUDIX domain-containing protein yields the protein MEDGETLEECLQRELYEEFGIKVIVKNYFCNSIYTYPHTKIELLAFFCRMGIGN
- a CDS encoding transposase, which translates into the protein MMGRMNPQLNMSDMDGWFNKIPKQSFWYHLRVWSEENVHGDDFAHLFSCTTGRSSIPPQITFLSMFIMLHKGYSYREMPEVAMFDDRAKYALGLSRSPEYTLTRSTLNRHHQIFMEDKIIRKYLKKTLQDAVESGMFEGCDSDLVDSFMVAGATSRRDTYTLIIKAVNLVLKTAVEEDELSLKELLQYNTYDYIGKPKINWNDETEKQKLIEVLVLDARRLNEYICAFPQISEELKSATALLKLVSEQDVEEKDGNIQIARKTCKDRIISVTDPEMRHGRKTSSQKSDGYKGHILAGGKDHSLITATAVTAANVADSGAIEELLDQRAENISEPLNKLSGDTAYGGAKMRIDMQERNIELVAKVPPATNPKGHFTKDEFAIDLENNTITCPANHTIKLKKAGSHKFAATTCNECSLRSQCTSAKNGRVIVIHEHEAILQKARREQETPDFKEEYRLRPRVERVIENQTVNGARNARYYGKQKTGFQLMVHAVIHNFRTVVRYLEKMVNTENVEPAAAVNTT